Within the Pirellulales bacterium genome, the region ACATCTGCTGGTGGTTGCCCACTTCGAAGATCTGTCCCTCGCGCGTCACGATCGAGATGCCGAACCAGCCGGGATCGGCCTTCGCCAGCTCGGGAATGTAGTCGGCCACCTTGCCGTCGCGCACCGGAAGATACTTCTCGTGCAAGTCGCGCAGGACGCCGCGCAGCGGCGCCGCCGCCGACTTCATCTTGTTCAACAGGGCATCGAGCTCGTGGCCGCGCGTCGCTTCTGCCATGCCGACGGACTCCGCTCAGAGTTCAGAGTGAGGTGATGCGATCGGCGATGGCTCGCAAACCGCGCGAGAAAGGATGATCGGGAAATCGATTGCTGAAGATGGCCCCGCTGGCCACCTGCACGATCTCTTCGTTCAGCGGCAACACTCCGGCCACCTCGGTCGAGTAGAGGCCCTCGACCTTTTCACGCAGTGCCTGCCGATCCATCGTCGAGGGCACCTTGTTGACCAGCAGCAGCATGTTCTTCACGTCGAGACGCCGCGCCAGTTCGGCCGTCACGGCCGTACCCTGGAAGTCCTGGTTGTCGGGACGCATCACCAACAGCAGCAGGTCCGAAATAGCGATCGACAGCAACGTCTCTTCGTTGACGCCCGGGTGCGTATCGATGAACAGGTAGTCGAGCTTGCAGTCGCGGATCAGGTCGTGAAAGCCATCGTTCAGCAGGCCCACGTCGTAGCCGTCGCGCAGGATGCGGCCAATGGCGCCGCTGTCGGCACTCGACGGCACGAGAAACAGCCGCGGACGTTCGCTGTCGGGCAGGATATCGCCCACGACCGACGGCGTGACGTCGATCGCCGCTTCATGGATCTTGGCGTCGCCCCACAGAAAGTCGTTGAGCGTGTGCAGGATGCGCTTCGGCTCGAGATGAAACAGCACGTGGACGCCGGGCGATTGAATATCAGTGTCGACGATCGCGACGCGGTACCCTTGCTTGGCCACCATCACCGCCAGGTTGGCCGTCGTGTTCGATTTGCCGGTGCCGCCGCGAAAGGAGTGGATCGAGATGATTTTGGCCACGAGGTAACTCAATGGTTGCGCGATAGTCGGACTTCCCATTCTCGCCGCGGGGCAAGAGACAATCTCTTTTCGGCCGTTCCCCGGCCGCTAGCTCGGTGGGTCGCGCTTCTTGCGCAGATCTTGGGCCTTTTGAATCAAGAGACGAAACGTTTCTTCGCCGGTAATCTGTTGCACCTGCGTTTCAGCCTGTTGCTGGTCGATGCCCAATTCGGCGAGATCGATGAAGTCGAGCTCGACCGTGGTGCGCGCCTTTTGCGAGTCGCTCAAGGCGCGCCCGTCGATTTCGAGAAACTCGAGTCGCGGGCCGCCCGGACCCAGTTGAAACGAATCGCCGTGGCGGAGTTGTCGCGAGGGCTCGGTCACCTGCTGATCATCGATCCAGACGCCATGCCGCCCCAGCGAGGACAAATGCCAGGCGCCGTCGAGGTAGCGCAGCTCGGCGTGCAGCCGCGAAACGTGAGGATCGGCGACAAACACGTCGGTGTCTTCGAGTCGTCCGATCCGGACAATGGCCTGACGCATGAAACTCCAGGTCTGCATGGCGTGCCCGAGCGTCGCATGGATCAGCCGCAAGGCGATGGCCGTGCTTTGGGGTCGAGTGCCGGAGGTCGTCACGAGCGCACCACTCGTTCGGGTGTAAATGGGACAGGCAGAAGACATGGTCGTTTTTCGCCAAATGCTTCCCCTACATTTGGCGGAGGACGCATCCCGCCGTGCCGACGTGACGATTCTGGCTGTGCCCACCTCTGGAAGTTCGACTCACGCTGCGCAGCGAGGGCGCAGTAAGTGCGCAAATCTTGCACCAATGTGGATGATTTGCGACCAGGGAGACGCGAAGCCAAATGCCGTCAAGACTTGCGATCACGAATCACTATTAGACTGGTCGCTCGCTTGTCGCCTAGTGAGGCAATCGCTGCTGCGAATCGTGGCAACTCTGG harbors:
- a CDS encoding MinD/ParA family protein; translated protein: MAKIISIHSFRGGTGKSNTTANLAVMVAKQGYRVAIVDTDIQSPGVHVLFHLEPKRILHTLNDFLWGDAKIHEAAIDVTPSVVGDILPDSERPRLFLVPSSADSGAIGRILRDGYDVGLLNDGFHDLIRDCKLDYLFIDTHPGVNEETLLSIAISDLLLLVMRPDNQDFQGTAVTAELARRLDVKNMLLLVNKVPSTMDRQALREKVEGLYSTEVAGVLPLNEEIVQVASGAIFSNRFPDHPFSRGLRAIADRITSL
- a CDS encoding FHA domain-containing protein, with product MTTSGTRPQSTAIALRLIHATLGHAMQTWSFMRQAIVRIGRLEDTDVFVADPHVSRLHAELRYLDGAWHLSSLGRHGVWIDDQQVTEPSRQLRHGDSFQLGPGGPRLEFLEIDGRALSDSQKARTTVELDFIDLAELGIDQQQAETQVQQITGEETFRLLIQKAQDLRKKRDPPS